A stretch of Acidobacteriota bacterium DNA encodes these proteins:
- a CDS encoding oxidative damage protection protein yields the protein MAKVACVRCQSENPGLEKAPWNDDLGRQIHSSICQRCWSEWQAMQIKVINEYRLSLGDPNGQKVLTEQMKLFLNLGK from the coding sequence ATGGCGAAGGTGGCGTGCGTGAGGTGCCAGAGCGAGAACCCGGGGCTGGAGAAGGCTCCGTGGAACGACGATCTCGGGCGGCAGATCCACAGCTCGATCTGCCAGCGCTGCTGGTCGGAGTGGCAGGCGATGCAGATCAAGGTGATCAACGAGTACCGGCTGAGCCTCGGCGACCCCAACGGCCAGAAGGTCCTGACGGAGCAGATGAAGCTCTTCCTGAACCTCGGGAAGTAG